In one window of Nakamurella sp. PAMC28650 DNA:
- a CDS encoding IS66 family transposase, whose translation MTQPTYAELVELIVEMRTELNILRAENAALKVRVADLEARLRTNSQNSSKPPSADGPGKAKTRSLRTPSTRKPGGQDGHRGQTSAQVADPDVVIRHEPSWRTGCGSDLADATEVGCSRRQVFDIPPIKVHVTEHQIISRRCHCGKTSTGDTPAQAGGPVQYGPVMCAVVIYLFMGQFLSKKRTAQAISELFGIPVSDGTVAAVTSRAAGDLGEFLAQVTARLKSSPVVHFDETGLRCEGRNHWLHSASTPAFTRLFFHRRRGTEAMAKMNILPGFTGTAVHDAWAPYDTYTAARHALCNAHLLRELQAVTDHHHASNTDLPGAWCWAQQVRDALLTLHKAAAAHPDTPVDQAVIAAETVKIRHALLAATHPDGAIGRKHRALARRIHRREVDYLKFASDPAIPFTNNPAEQEIRMTKIRQKISGTMRTEKGAGHFADLRSYLQTTAKHSVPALAALTQLTSRNPWLPAHT comes from the coding sequence ATGACGCAGCCGACGTACGCCGAACTGGTGGAACTGATCGTCGAAATGCGCACCGAACTGAACATCCTCCGCGCCGAGAATGCGGCATTAAAGGTGCGGGTCGCGGACCTGGAAGCACGGTTGCGGACCAACTCGCAGAACTCCTCGAAGCCACCATCGGCGGACGGACCCGGCAAGGCGAAGACCAGGTCGCTGCGCACGCCGTCCACACGCAAGCCCGGCGGACAGGACGGGCACCGCGGGCAGACTTCAGCCCAGGTCGCCGACCCGGATGTGGTGATCCGCCACGAACCGAGCTGGCGCACTGGCTGCGGATCGGATCTGGCCGATGCGACCGAGGTTGGCTGCTCACGCCGGCAGGTCTTCGACATCCCGCCGATCAAAGTGCACGTCACCGAACATCAGATCATCAGCCGCCGCTGCCACTGCGGGAAGACCTCGACCGGCGACACACCCGCCCAGGCGGGCGGACCCGTGCAGTACGGGCCGGTGATGTGCGCGGTCGTCATCTATCTGTTCATGGGGCAGTTCCTGTCCAAGAAGCGGACCGCCCAGGCCATCAGCGAACTGTTCGGCATTCCTGTCTCTGATGGCACCGTCGCCGCGGTGACCAGTCGCGCCGCCGGTGACCTGGGCGAATTTTTGGCCCAGGTCACCGCCCGCTTGAAATCCTCTCCGGTGGTGCACTTTGATGAGACCGGGCTGCGCTGCGAAGGTCGCAACCACTGGCTGCACTCCGCGTCCACCCCGGCCTTCACCAGACTGTTCTTCCACCGCAGACGCGGTACCGAAGCGATGGCCAAGATGAACATCCTGCCCGGCTTCACCGGCACCGCCGTCCACGACGCGTGGGCACCGTATGACACCTACACCGCCGCGCGGCATGCGCTGTGCAATGCGCATCTGCTCCGCGAGCTACAGGCCGTCACCGACCACCACCACGCCAGCAACACAGACCTGCCCGGCGCCTGGTGCTGGGCGCAGCAAGTCCGCGACGCGCTGCTCACCCTGCACAAAGCGGCCGCCGCCCACCCCGACACCCCCGTCGACCAGGCGGTCATCGCCGCCGAAACCGTCAAGATCCGGCACGCCCTCCTCGCCGCCACCCACCCCGACGGCGCCATCGGCCGCAAACACCGAGCACTGGCCCGCCGCATCCACCGCAGAGAAGTCGACTACCTCAAATTCGCCTCCGACCCGGCGATCCCGTTCACCAACAACCCCGCCGAACAAGAGATCCGCATGACCAAGATCCGACAGAAAATATCGGGCACCATGCGCACCGAAAAAGGAGCCGGACACTTCGCGGACCTCCGCTCCTACCTACAAACGACCGCAAAACACAGCGTACCAGCCCTGGCCGCCCTCACCCAGCTGACCAGCAGGAACCCCTGGCTACCCGCCCACACCTGA
- a CDS encoding ISL3 family transposase produces MRGVTIWRKLLGVEQLQVCDVAWEEADDRQVLVVSVRATKGARSRCSRCRRRRPGYDQGGGTRRWRSLDWGSTMVFLQAAAPRVNCRTHGVVVAAVPWARPGARATRAFEDQCAWLAAHTASSVVAQLMRTSWRHVSAIIEHVVADGLAGRDVLAGLQRIGIDEISHRKGQRYLTCVVDQDSGRLVWAAPGRNSDTLGRFFDELGPDRAAALTHVSADGAQWIHDTVTARAPQAVLGLDPFHIVGWATRELDKVRRQTWNTLRGRSSSAQASSVKGSRWALLKNPADLSPEQRGSLASIAQTNRHLYRAYLLKEQLRAVFQVKGQAGRELLAGWIAWARRSQLPGFIALAATLKRFQQLIWNTLIHHMSNAQSEATNTHLRALTRRSYGFHSPEALIAMAMLTRGGLCPPLPGR; encoded by the coding sequence GTGCGCGGTGTAACGATATGGCGAAAGCTGCTCGGTGTCGAGCAACTGCAGGTGTGCGATGTGGCGTGGGAGGAGGCCGACGACCGGCAGGTGCTGGTCGTTTCGGTGCGTGCGACGAAGGGCGCCCGGAGTAGGTGCAGTCGATGCCGGCGTAGACGGCCGGGCTATGACCAGGGCGGCGGAACCCGGCGGTGGCGGTCGCTGGACTGGGGGTCGACGATGGTATTCCTGCAGGCTGCGGCTCCGCGGGTGAACTGCCGGACGCACGGGGTGGTCGTCGCGGCGGTGCCGTGGGCCCGACCCGGCGCGCGGGCAACCCGAGCGTTTGAGGACCAGTGCGCGTGGTTGGCGGCGCACACCGCTTCGTCGGTGGTGGCGCAGTTGATGCGGACGTCGTGGCGGCACGTGAGCGCAATCATCGAGCACGTCGTCGCCGACGGTTTGGCCGGCCGGGACGTGCTCGCGGGGCTGCAGCGGATCGGCATCGATGAAATCTCCCACCGCAAAGGCCAGCGGTATCTGACGTGCGTGGTCGATCAAGACTCCGGCAGGTTGGTGTGGGCCGCACCGGGCCGCAACAGCGACACCCTGGGTCGGTTCTTCGACGAGCTCGGCCCGGACCGGGCGGCGGCGTTGACGCACGTCTCGGCCGACGGGGCGCAGTGGATCCACGACACCGTGACGGCCCGCGCGCCGCAGGCGGTGCTGGGATTGGATCCGTTTCATATCGTGGGGTGGGCCACCCGGGAGTTGGACAAGGTCCGTCGTCAGACGTGGAACACGCTGCGGGGTAGGAGTAGCTCTGCGCAGGCGTCGTCGGTGAAGGGCAGCCGCTGGGCATTGCTGAAAAACCCGGCGGACCTGTCCCCGGAGCAACGCGGGTCCCTCGCTTCGATCGCCCAGACCAACCGGCATCTGTATCGGGCGTATCTGCTGAAGGAGCAACTGCGCGCGGTGTTCCAGGTCAAGGGCCAGGCCGGCCGTGAACTGCTGGCCGGCTGGATCGCCTGGGCCCGCCGCTCCCAACTCCCCGGGTTCATCGCCCTGGCCGCAACGTTGAAGCGGTTCCAGCAGCTGATTTGGAACACCCTGATCCACCACATGAGCAACGCCCAATCCGAGGCCACCAACACCCACCTACGGGCCTTGACCCGCAGGTCGTACGGCTTTCACAGCCCAGAAGCGTTGATAGCCATGGCAATGCTCACCCGCGGCGGGTTATGCCCGCCGCTTCCCGGACGCTAA
- a CDS encoding Mu transposase C-terminal domain-containing protein — MLSPHLHDAVPLTVAAKAAGVSTRTARRWLAGYRAEGAAALVRSGRADNGGWRIPAELVELIEGLALRRPPPQIAQVHRKVVEVAAERGLRAPSYNSVRRVIGRLDRGLVALAHHDPDVYRDEFELVLRREAAYANDVWQADHTELDVQVLDESGRAVRPWLTVILDDNSRAVAGFTVFLGNPTAVQTALALRQAIWRKTDPRWPVCGIPATLYSDHGADFTSTHISQVCADLRMQLIHSTPGVPRGRGKGERFFGSVTTELLPTLAGHIPPGNHGRPVTPPVLTLTQLDEAVGEWIVGTYMQRRHPETGQPPAERWTAGGWLPRMPESLEALNLLLLTVSTPRKVQRDGIHLHGLRYFATTLAPYVGEAVAIRYDPRDLAEIRVYHRDEYLCRAVAPDIAAATISMHDLQAARNERRRELREHLTARRSLAEMLNAPRPIAGPPAGAKTVAPPAPAKPRLKMYRED, encoded by the coding sequence GTGCTCAGTCCTCACTTGCACGACGCGGTGCCGTTGACTGTTGCGGCGAAGGCGGCGGGGGTTTCGACGCGGACGGCGCGGCGGTGGCTGGCGGGTTATCGGGCGGAGGGCGCGGCTGCGTTGGTGCGGTCCGGTCGTGCTGATAACGGCGGGTGGCGGATTCCGGCGGAGCTGGTGGAGTTGATCGAGGGGTTGGCGTTGCGTCGGCCGCCGCCGCAGATCGCGCAGGTGCATCGCAAGGTGGTGGAGGTGGCCGCGGAGCGTGGTCTGCGTGCTCCTTCCTACAACTCTGTGCGGCGGGTCATCGGGCGACTGGACCGGGGGCTGGTGGCGCTGGCCCATCACGATCCCGACGTCTACCGCGATGAGTTCGAGCTGGTGCTCCGCCGTGAGGCGGCCTATGCGAATGATGTGTGGCAGGCCGACCACACCGAACTCGACGTACAGGTCCTGGACGAGTCGGGTCGGGCGGTGCGTCCGTGGTTGACGGTGATCCTGGACGACAATTCACGGGCGGTCGCCGGTTTCACCGTGTTCCTGGGCAACCCGACCGCGGTGCAGACGGCGTTGGCGCTGCGGCAGGCGATCTGGCGCAAGACCGACCCGCGGTGGCCGGTGTGTGGGATCCCGGCGACGCTGTACTCCGACCACGGCGCCGATTTCACCAGCACCCACATCAGCCAGGTGTGCGCTGACCTGCGGATGCAGCTGATCCATTCCACACCGGGTGTGCCCCGGGGCCGCGGCAAAGGGGAACGGTTCTTCGGCAGCGTCACCACCGAACTGCTGCCCACCCTGGCCGGGCACATCCCGCCGGGCAACCACGGCCGGCCGGTCACCCCACCGGTGTTGACGCTCACGCAGCTCGACGAAGCGGTCGGGGAGTGGATCGTCGGCACCTACATGCAACGCCGGCACCCCGAAACCGGCCAGCCGCCAGCCGAGCGGTGGACAGCGGGCGGGTGGCTGCCCCGGATGCCGGAGTCGTTGGAGGCGTTGAACCTGCTGCTGCTGACAGTGTCGACGCCGCGGAAGGTGCAACGTGACGGCATCCACCTGCACGGGCTGCGGTACTTCGCCACCACATTGGCGCCCTACGTCGGGGAAGCGGTGGCCATCCGGTACGACCCGCGGGACTTGGCCGAAATCCGCGTCTACCACCGGGATGAGTACCTGTGCCGAGCCGTCGCCCCCGACATCGCCGCCGCCACCATCTCCATGCACGACCTGCAGGCCGCACGGAACGAACGCCGCCGGGAGCTGCGGGAGCACCTCACCGCCCGCCGCAGCCTTGCCGAAATGCTCAACGCTCCACGGCCGATAGCTGGTCCGCCGGCTGGGGCCAAGACTGTCGCGCCGCCAGCACCAGCCAAGCCTCGTCTGAAAATGTACCGCGAAGACTGA
- a CDS encoding AAA family ATPase: MAEQIEWVPRPRPPRRLVEFQVTKQHRRFVEFADAVRRHRYIGACYGAPGLGKTLSARTYAGADDYDEWDRDRYSRRTALPASLVASRTLFYTPLVHITGRRLNLEVDMFAGSLSADINRALNPNCQPDIDEDVDIPYLTELVIIDEADRLKTNALEQLRDFFDRNDVGLILIGMPGFERQLARYPQLYSRIGFAHQYRPIDAEDVPTVLAHYWAELGRIYDPADPVDAESANAITTITGGNFRLIERLMTQIARVMAINELDTIAPEVVHAARQMLVVGTQ, translated from the coding sequence ATGGCAGAACAGATTGAGTGGGTTCCACGGCCGCGCCCGCCGCGCCGGCTGGTCGAGTTCCAGGTGACCAAACAGCACCGCCGGTTCGTCGAGTTCGCCGACGCTGTCCGCCGCCACCGCTACATCGGCGCCTGCTATGGCGCGCCCGGCCTTGGCAAGACCCTGTCGGCTCGCACGTACGCCGGCGCAGACGACTACGACGAGTGGGACCGGGACCGATACAGCCGCCGTACCGCCCTACCTGCCTCGCTGGTCGCCAGCCGCACCCTGTTCTACACACCCTTGGTGCACATCACCGGCCGCCGACTGAACCTCGAGGTCGACATGTTTGCCGGTTCCCTCAGCGCCGACATCAACAGGGCCCTGAACCCCAACTGCCAACCGGACATCGACGAGGACGTCGACATCCCCTACCTCACCGAGCTGGTCATCATCGACGAGGCAGACCGGCTCAAAACCAACGCGCTCGAGCAGCTCCGCGACTTCTTCGACCGCAATGACGTCGGACTGATCCTCATCGGCATGCCCGGGTTCGAACGGCAGCTCGCCCGCTACCCCCAGCTCTACAGCCGCATTGGCTTCGCCCACCAATACCGGCCCATCGACGCCGAAGATGTCCCCACCGTGCTGGCGCACTACTGGGCGGAGCTCGGCCGCATCTACGACCCCGCCGACCCGGTCGATGCCGAGTCGGCCAACGCGATCACCACCATCACCGGCGGAAACTTCCGCCTCATCGAACGGCTCATGACCCAGATCGCCCGCGTCATGGCCATCAACGAGCTCGACACCATCGCACCCGAAGTCGTCCACGCCGCCCGGCAGATGCTCGTCGTCGGCACCCAGTAG
- a CDS encoding IS3 family transposase (programmed frameshift) yields MSKFRGKYTPEFRDTAVREVTDKSRPIADVARELGLVEQTLRNWVAAHRERHGGDTQELTVSERAKLKALEKEVRELRMENEFLGKSNGLLRQEIAVSRKYAFIASEEGHYPLHLMFRWAKVSKSGFYEWKGRGPSYTSRRRTHLARLITALFEASDGTYGYRRVHADLLRSGYWADDDTVRQIMRELDLVPCQPRPFRPVTTIAGDTGQTPDLVKRHFNAVVPGTKLVGDITYIPTWEGWLYLATVLDCATKKVVGYAMADHMRASLVVDALKMAARNVRIVPDVSIFHSDRGSQYCSQDFADLTTHLKVRRSVGRTGVCYDNAWAESFNGTLKVERVNRTSYPTREQAEMDITRYIELRYNQVRLHSALGYITPNEAEQWWLANNSAA; encoded by the exons GTGAGCAAGTTTCGAGGCAAGTACACCCCGGAGTTTCGGGATACGGCCGTGCGGGAGGTGACCGACAAATCTCGGCCCATCGCTGACGTTGCTCGCGAACTGGGCTTGGTGGAGCAGACCCTGCGGAACTGGGTGGCGGCCCATCGCGAGCGTCACGGCGGCGACACGCAGGAACTGACCGTGTCGGAGCGGGCGAAGCTGAAGGCGTTGGAGAAAGAAGTGCGTGAGCTTCGTATGGAGAACGAATTTCTGG GGAAAAGCAACGGCCTTCTTCGCCAAGAAATCGCAGTGAGCAGAAAGTATGCATTCATTGCGAGTGAAGAAGGCCACTACCCGCTGCACCTGATGTTCCGCTGGGCGAAGGTGTCGAAGTCCGGCTTCTACGAGTGGAAGGGTCGCGGGCCGTCCTACACCAGCCGGCGCCGCACCCATCTTGCTCGGCTGATCACGGCGTTGTTCGAGGCCTCCGATGGGACCTACGGCTACCGTCGGGTACACGCTGACCTGCTGCGATCGGGCTATTGGGCTGATGACGACACGGTCCGGCAGATCATGCGGGAGCTCGACCTGGTGCCATGCCAGCCCCGTCCGTTTCGGCCGGTCACTACCATCGCCGGCGACACCGGTCAGACCCCTGACCTGGTAAAACGGCACTTCAACGCGGTCGTGCCGGGTACGAAGCTGGTCGGTGACATCACCTATATCCCGACCTGGGAGGGCTGGCTGTACTTGGCGACCGTGCTGGACTGCGCTACGAAGAAAGTCGTCGGCTACGCAATGGCAGATCACATGCGGGCATCGCTGGTGGTTGACGCTCTGAAAATGGCCGCACGTAATGTCAGGATTGTTCCCGATGTCAGCATATTTCACAGTGACCGCGGAAGCCAGTACTGCTCTCAGGACTTCGCTGACCTCACTACCCACCTCAAAGTTCGTCGGTCGGTAGGACGAACTGGTGTGTGTTATGACAATGCTTGGGCAGAATCATTCAACGGCACACTGAAAGTGGAAAGGGTGAATCGTACTAGTTATCCGACCCGTGAACAGGCGGAGATGGACATCACGCGGTACATTGAATTAAGATACAATCAGGTTCGGTTGCACTCGGCGCTGGGATACATTACGCCCAACGAAGCAGAGCAATGGTGGTTGGCCAACAACTCCGCAGCGTAG
- a CDS encoding glycoside hydrolase N-terminal domain-containing protein, which translates to MTGRRLWYGSPAGEWFGALPVGNGRLGAMVHGRVYKEQIQLNEETIWTRRPKNRNNPESQAHLAEVRRLLMAGQPRDAQFLAELVSFGTPHWQSAYQTMGQFTLLSRDQHEALASSYSRELDLTTGIASVQFTIGNTRIRREIFASALDDVIVVRVEHDGPLPLQLGAEITRRYDGDAVAIGSDMLRLFGQAGAYGVQFEAVVLAASESGQVSVLGDHLLVKGGSAVTFIIAADTDFGRDQLTDQAESVARKAAATGFAVLRERHISDHRAMLSGMSLQLGLGDQDEVRATDVRLAAVRAGDTDDDLLVTQMDLGRYLLAGSSRPGTQPANLQGIWNESFTPAWDSKFTTNINLPMNYWPAEVSHLTHTHEPMFDLIDRARVTGAETAKVHYGAKGFVVHHNLDLWADTAPLDNVYCGLWPTGAAWLVWHLWQRFEFSLDETFLLKRTYPAMREAAEFLLDLAVTDDQGRLLIGPSVSPENAYVDTDGVRIALCMSPALDNQLATWLFSRTLQAALILEDSDELTERIGRALPTVPPPAVGQHGQLLEWLEDYQEIEPGHRHYSHLFGIYPDDQLLADPALVAAARVSLERRLAAGGGASGWSLAWVACLWARFGEGDLARDALYRLLRERTVDNLFDTHPPQGTNPLTTFQIDGNLGMVAAIAEMLLQSHSGTLRFLPALPTAWPQGEVHGLRARGGFEVDLTWSRGQLDRARISSAGGRTCSIGSPEPLTITSDGVAIATEHAAGVTQFPTSAGSTYIIQT; encoded by the coding sequence ATGACGGGGCGTCGGTTGTGGTACGGATCGCCCGCCGGTGAATGGTTCGGCGCGTTACCGGTCGGCAACGGCCGACTCGGTGCCATGGTGCACGGCAGGGTCTACAAGGAACAAATTCAGCTGAATGAGGAGACAATCTGGACCCGACGGCCCAAGAACCGGAACAACCCGGAGTCCCAGGCACATCTGGCAGAAGTCCGCCGACTACTGATGGCCGGGCAGCCCAGAGACGCTCAATTTCTGGCCGAACTAGTCTCCTTCGGCACCCCGCACTGGCAAAGCGCCTATCAGACGATGGGTCAGTTCACCCTGCTCAGCCGGGACCAGCATGAGGCGCTAGCCAGTTCATATTCGCGTGAACTCGACCTGACCACGGGCATCGCGTCGGTTCAGTTCACCATCGGCAACACCCGGATCCGACGCGAGATATTTGCCAGCGCCCTCGACGACGTCATCGTGGTCAGAGTGGAGCACGACGGCCCACTGCCACTGCAACTGGGCGCCGAAATCACCCGACGCTACGACGGCGATGCTGTCGCCATCGGCAGCGACATGTTGCGCCTGTTCGGCCAAGCCGGCGCCTACGGCGTGCAGTTCGAAGCGGTCGTGCTCGCTGCGTCCGAGAGCGGGCAAGTGTCTGTCCTCGGGGACCATCTGCTGGTCAAGGGCGGGTCCGCGGTCACCTTCATCATCGCGGCCGACACCGATTTCGGCCGCGACCAGCTGACCGATCAAGCAGAGTCCGTGGCCAGAAAAGCTGCAGCGACGGGATTCGCCGTTCTTCGCGAGCGTCACATCTCCGATCATCGAGCAATGCTCAGCGGAATGTCGCTGCAACTGGGGCTCGGTGACCAGGACGAGGTTCGGGCAACCGACGTGCGACTTGCCGCGGTACGGGCCGGCGATACCGACGATGATTTGCTCGTGACTCAAATGGATCTCGGCCGCTATCTGCTGGCCGGCAGCAGCCGCCCCGGAACCCAACCGGCCAACCTCCAGGGAATCTGGAACGAGAGTTTTACGCCCGCCTGGGACAGCAAGTTCACCACCAACATCAACTTGCCGATGAATTACTGGCCGGCCGAGGTGTCACATCTGACGCACACGCACGAGCCGATGTTCGACCTGATCGACCGCGCCCGCGTAACCGGGGCGGAAACGGCGAAGGTCCACTATGGCGCCAAAGGCTTCGTAGTCCATCACAACCTTGATTTGTGGGCCGATACCGCGCCACTGGACAACGTCTACTGCGGGCTGTGGCCCACCGGCGCTGCGTGGTTGGTCTGGCATCTGTGGCAACGATTCGAGTTCTCACTTGACGAGACATTCTTGCTGAAGCGAACGTATCCAGCAATGCGCGAGGCAGCGGAATTCCTGCTCGACCTTGCCGTCACCGACGACCAAGGACGATTGCTGATCGGGCCGTCCGTCTCACCCGAGAACGCCTATGTCGACACCGATGGCGTGCGGATCGCGCTGTGCATGAGCCCGGCGCTGGACAACCAACTTGCCACCTGGCTGTTCAGCCGCACACTTCAGGCCGCTCTCATCCTCGAAGACAGCGACGAGTTGACTGAACGCATCGGTCGCGCTTTACCTACCGTGCCGCCGCCGGCAGTGGGACAACACGGGCAGTTGCTCGAGTGGCTGGAGGATTATCAGGAAATAGAACCCGGACACCGGCATTACTCCCACCTGTTCGGGATATACCCCGACGACCAGTTACTGGCCGATCCCGCGCTGGTCGCAGCCGCCCGGGTCTCCTTGGAACGCCGGCTGGCAGCCGGCGGTGGCGCTTCAGGCTGGAGCCTGGCCTGGGTAGCCTGCCTGTGGGCCCGCTTCGGAGAAGGGGATCTCGCCAGGGATGCGTTGTACAGGTTGCTGCGCGAGCGGACGGTCGACAACCTGTTCGACACCCACCCGCCACAGGGTACCAACCCGCTGACCACCTTCCAGATCGATGGCAATCTGGGCATGGTCGCGGCCATCGCCGAAATGCTGCTGCAATCGCACAGCGGCACCCTCCGATTCCTTCCAGCCCTACCCACCGCCTGGCCGCAGGGTGAAGTACATGGCCTGCGCGCCCGCGGCGGATTCGAAGTCGACCTCACCTGGTCACGCGGCCAGCTGGACCGCGCGCGCATCAGTTCGGCCGGTGGGCGTACCTGCTCAATCGGATCGCCGGAACCACTCACCATCACCAGCGACGGTGTCGCCATAGCCACCGAACATGCTGCCGGTGTCACCCAATTCCCCACCTCGGCTGGGTCAACGTACATTATCCAAACCTAA
- a CDS encoding Xaa-Pro peptidase family protein → MNGPHTNPTGQPLQGLPSLYQQTVSVAALERRRTAVSTRIGAGSIALLQGAPKPSGSGLFRQTNEMYHLSGIEVPHAYLTIAGGTGASTLYLPHLDESTARVQGAYLHCDDPDQVTALVGVQRVRPLETLGSDLSFYVERATHPRLVVPLRSAELGTESRDDVLAAVGSALSDPWMTPITRPAALIRRLRGAFPELHIDNLSPLLDELRAHKDIDEINLLRRAGELCAAGVTEAMRSTEPGRYEYELAATAGFVFAAGGARGDGYRAIVAGGTNAWHGHYGRQSGRLADGDLVLMDFAPDFAYYTSDIGRMWPVNGTFSTTQRALYGFIVRYHRELLSRIRPGVLADDVMDDVAEVMSPVVDQTNFTSDVHRRAARGALDFRGHLSHPVGMSVHDVGGYRGRPLEVGTVLSVDPMLWVEQEKGYIRCEDTLVVTEDGCEVFTAAAPLDCDEIEAVMKEPGLLQAFPTRSWSTAQSSPVVVAQHGRNR, encoded by the coding sequence ATGAACGGACCGCACACCAACCCGACCGGCCAGCCCCTGCAGGGTCTGCCCTCGCTGTATCAACAGACAGTTTCTGTTGCAGCGCTGGAGCGCCGACGTACCGCGGTTTCGACACGCATCGGTGCTGGATCGATCGCATTGCTGCAGGGCGCACCCAAGCCCTCAGGGTCAGGTCTGTTCCGGCAGACCAACGAGATGTACCACCTCAGCGGCATCGAGGTCCCGCACGCCTACCTCACCATCGCCGGGGGGACCGGCGCCTCCACCCTGTACCTGCCGCATCTGGACGAGTCGACGGCCCGGGTGCAAGGTGCCTATCTGCATTGCGACGATCCGGATCAAGTCACCGCGCTCGTCGGCGTGCAGCGCGTCCGGCCGCTGGAGACACTCGGTAGTGACCTCTCGTTCTACGTCGAACGCGCAACCCACCCGCGGCTCGTCGTCCCCCTGCGGTCGGCCGAGCTGGGAACTGAAAGCCGCGACGACGTGCTCGCCGCCGTCGGATCCGCGCTGTCTGACCCGTGGATGACGCCGATCACCAGACCGGCAGCGCTCATCCGGCGATTGCGCGGTGCCTTTCCGGAACTTCATATCGACAACCTCTCCCCCCTGTTGGACGAGTTGCGCGCGCACAAGGACATCGACGAGATCAATTTGCTGCGCCGGGCCGGTGAGCTCTGCGCAGCCGGAGTGACCGAAGCCATGAGGTCGACCGAACCAGGCCGGTATGAATACGAACTGGCCGCCACTGCCGGATTTGTGTTTGCCGCCGGCGGAGCCCGCGGTGACGGTTACCGGGCCATCGTCGCGGGCGGCACCAATGCCTGGCACGGCCACTACGGTCGGCAGAGCGGCCGGCTCGCAGACGGCGATCTGGTGCTGATGGACTTTGCGCCAGATTTTGCCTACTACACCAGCGACATCGGCCGGATGTGGCCGGTCAACGGGACGTTCTCCACCACCCAGCGTGCGCTCTACGGGTTTATCGTTCGGTATCATCGCGAACTGCTGTCCCGCATACGACCGGGTGTGCTGGCCGACGACGTCATGGACGATGTGGCCGAAGTGATGTCACCGGTTGTGGATCAGACCAACTTTACCTCGGACGTCCACCGCAGAGCGGCGCGCGGCGCGCTGGACTTTCGTGGTCACCTCTCGCATCCGGTCGGCATGAGCGTTCACGACGTAGGCGGCTACCGGGGGCGACCGTTGGAGGTAGGAACGGTGCTCTCGGTGGACCCGATGTTGTGGGTCGAACAGGAGAAGGGGTATATCCGCTGCGAGGACACCCTGGTCGTCACCGAGGACGGTTGCGAAGTCTTCACCGCCGCTGCGCCGCTGGACTGCGATGAGATCGAGGCAGTGATGAAGGAACCCGGCCTCCTACAGGCTTTCCCGACCCGCAGTTGGTCGACGGCGCAGTCGTCGCCCGTGGTGGTCGCCCAGCACGGACGGAACCGATGA
- a CDS encoding aconitase X swivel domain-containing protein → MILTGPSTDLRPLHPGVGSGELVVLTAPLSFWGGVDRRTGAIIDVHHPQHGAGLAGRVLAMRAGRGSSSGSSVLAEVLRNGNGPAAVLLAEPDLILSLGVIVAAETYGLYCPVAVLSASVFAQLRTGDWAQLCAEAGTSAITAGAGNLQIWPAGEPGQTQPIDAHTTSAEGERFTARTLPSEIEEIA, encoded by the coding sequence ATGATCCTGACTGGGCCCTCAACTGACCTGCGCCCGCTGCACCCGGGTGTGGGTAGCGGCGAACTGGTGGTGCTGACCGCGCCGCTGTCGTTCTGGGGGGGCGTGGACCGCAGAACCGGGGCCATCATCGATGTGCACCATCCGCAGCACGGCGCCGGATTAGCTGGGCGAGTGCTTGCGATGCGCGCGGGCCGCGGATCCAGTTCCGGCTCCAGTGTGCTGGCCGAGGTACTGCGCAACGGCAACGGACCGGCCGCCGTCCTGCTCGCCGAGCCGGACCTCATTCTGAGCCTCGGTGTCATCGTCGCCGCCGAGACCTATGGGCTGTACTGCCCCGTGGCCGTCTTGTCAGCGTCCGTCTTCGCCCAGCTGCGCACCGGCGACTGGGCCCAGCTGTGCGCTGAGGCCGGGACCAGCGCTATCACCGCCGGCGCCGGCAACCTCCAGATCTGGCCCGCAGGCGAACCTGGCCAAACGCAGCCCATTGACGCCCACACCACATCCGCAGAAGGCGAGCGTTTCACCGCTCGAACACTTCCATCCGAGATCGAGGAGATCGCCTGA